One Candidatus Aramenus sp. CH1 DNA segment encodes these proteins:
- a CDS encoding thioredoxin family protein, whose translation MSEEEYAELFTPEVESALQDALKDMKGPVDVYVFIDSSDRNCNYCEVTRKFLDFVSKAAPKDESGSSLLKVHVVDRAKESDKALFSEFNVSRVPTVAFYKGYIRWTGAPLGEEIRALVETIVRLSQGESGLSSETVNAIKEKLNGQVKVEVVVTPSCPYCPYAALLSHMVAYEACKAGKCNIISDVVEAYENQDIAEKYQVMSVPTLAVNESVEFIGVPNEENFIDTLVQKQK comes from the coding sequence ATGTCAGAAGAGGAATATGCAGAGTTATTCACGCCAGAAGTTGAAAGTGCTTTGCAGGATGCCCTTAAAGACATGAAAGGTCCCGTAGACGTGTATGTATTTATAGACTCTTCGGACAGGAACTGTAATTACTGCGAGGTAACGAGAAAGTTCCTCGATTTTGTGAGCAAAGCTGCACCTAAAGACGAGAGCGGGTCTAGTTTACTAAAGGTCCACGTTGTGGACAGGGCGAAGGAGAGCGATAAAGCTCTGTTCTCGGAATTTAACGTATCTAGGGTTCCGACAGTAGCGTTCTACAAGGGGTATATCAGGTGGACCGGAGCTCCACTAGGCGAGGAGATAAGGGCGCTAGTGGAAACTATAGTGAGGCTCTCGCAAGGAGAAAGCGGTCTAAGTTCAGAGACCGTCAACGCGATAAAGGAAAAACTAAACGGACAAGTAAAGGTCGAGGTAGTGGTGACTCCATCTTGTCCATATTGTCCTTACGCAGCTCTGCTATCTCACATGGTAGCTTATGAGGCCTGTAAGGCAGGTAAATGCAACATCATATCTGACGTAGTTGAGGCATACGAGAACCAGGATATAGCCGAGAAGTACCAAGTAATGTCTGTCCCAACCCTTGCTGTGAACGAGTCAGTGGAGTTCATAGGAGTACCAAACGAGGAAAACTTCATTGATACCCTAGTCCAAAAACAGAAGTAA